The window CATGGGTGAtggaaaatttttaagatttagagtttttcttcttatttgacaacagttttttattttttagagtaaAAGAATTCGGAAAcaagtttaataataaaaagttattttatattttctgttcttaaaaatataaaattgggTGTTTTCGTATTATATctttaaattgttttcactttttttttcatggttattttaaaaaatgattaaataaatatatataatgattaaatgcATATGTTGGAtttctgattttaattttgttttttgagaaGTGGACATAGGCTGTGTATGATTGATGTTCTGTGCTTGGTtttaaggagaaaaagaaattgtgattgtgggatttggtttgaactATTGAATCCATGGCTTCTAAATTTGGAGATTCAACAATGCTTTATTTGGGTTTTCAGTTTCTGAGAAATCCAGCCAGTAAAATTAAAGGGATCTAATTAATCAATCTGTTCAGTCTTAAGCTTCCTGCTGGTTAAGCTTTAGTAGTTCATTCACTGTTTTCTTTGGCCGAAAGTGCTCAAATAGCTAAATTTCCTTGTGCTCCATATTTTTCAGGGTTGTTCTAGCACCATTAACTAGGCAGAGATCTTGGAACAATGTTCCTCAACCACATGCTATCTTACATTACTCTCAAAGAACCAGCAAAGGGGGTCTTCTCATAGCTGAAGCAACGGGAGTTTCGGACACTGCTCAAGGGTAATTGTAGAAGAAGTCATTTTCTGAAGTTCCATTcattttctaaatgaaaaaaaaaaaaaagcaaaatgtgCTCGAGCACATACTTTCCAGTGTTTTGATATTGATGTTGGCCCTGtcgtttttgttttattttattttattttattttatttttggaattttccatatttttaggTATCCAGATACACCAGGCATATGGACAAAAGAACAAGTTGAAGCTTGGAAACCTATTGTAGATGCTGTTCATGCTAAAGGCGGTATCTTTTTTTGTCAGATTTGGCATGTGGGGAGGGTTTCAAACACGGgtatgttttttttacttaccaTTTGCTGTAGATTTGAAAGGCATTCCTTAGCTTACAGCATGCAAATGAATATTGAAGAGTTCTTGAATTGTTGGGATGCAGCCGACATGGAAtcttttagttcttttttttttttcaagcttATATGATGGAATCAACTGATTTTATTGAGAAATAAGGtttattttctgtttggttCTAGCTCCTCTGATGTATCCATCCTATCATCTTTTTCAGATTTCCAGCCAAACGGGCAAGCTCCAATCTCTTGTACAGACAAGCCCTTGACAAGCAATGGCATTGATGTTGACCAGTTCTCACCTCCCCGGTCGCTAACAACAGATGAAATCCCTCGAGTTGTAAAGGATTTTAGACTTGCTGCAAGGAACGCTATTGAAGCTGGTATgtgatattttcaattaaagctggtgagtcaccggcctcaatgctcgttacaagggtggataggtggagttagcatatggtaggcaaaaagggtatatgaaaaagtccggggtgaaatccgaggagttagtggttgaaagatccttaaagcttgatgccctaaaccttaattggttgggagtcatcgatggacccccgttacatggacaaaacagaaaagaatgccccttaagcctgttaccttctttaaaaaaaaaaaaaagaaaaaaaagaaaaaaaaaaaggtgtgttCTCTgcttattgaatttggtcagtttgctaaagtgttaaaaagagataggttggggggagagattagtttagcatgttATATTCGGAACCTATCAtattacacttagatttttgtggaagattaaagtttggttctttggaagtgaaaatggttttaaaacttcaatttgcataatgcattcccttgatcaatggtatttagcaaagtttttgttttctcttgttgaaatttgaagttatagttctttaatgttccatgtgagagtttgtcagttgtgccacttaaatattttttggaagtgattagcatgatttgtaaattatggtaattttgttttgtttttctctccttcattgctaagggactagcaatatgtcggttggggggagtgattactactcaaaaagtgctatttgatagcttataattaatccttttaaacacttttgagtagtagttagtgccttttaacccaattagcatgttaaggcccctttcaattaattctaatcaaattgtgtaagttttggtgtttttgttagtattttgatcaccaaagcattatgagattgaggagagttatatggaatccttggcaagcaatgggaagcttagaggaatgaagaatcaaagccttgaagcacttttgccataagcaaagtctggaatgcaaggggaagcaaagaggattcagccatggagcattcttgatgacagtcactgcagctacttttggagcacttcctgatgtccaattcatacatacaatatgtcatttgaaagcttaggaagtcaacaatccaatgcttcaaaccgtatgcaatttggatttgaaatgaggaagttacaacctttggaagacaactgctccaagctgaaggaagacttcagaaaagtgctgcgaaatcagccctttgttgcaagatatttcgcaacacttttgcacagtgctatggaactcccctgaagcttcacgccgcgatggaagccaaacaccacatgatggaagtccactttgcaaaggtgttgaagcagctggttgctatgaagaaatttcacagctcttcttgtgcacatgcgaaatttcgcagacctcacttgtcacctgcaaagtggtcctgagtgcttcccgatatttgtaaccgacacttggagatatttttcattagatttttgttgcctaaatgcctaaattctccttgtaggtcaccaatgatagatttccttagcttttaagttaggaatttggcaaaatatcatgtaatagctgtaattgtatttttggttaaaaaagagagcccgaggagcctgttcggAGTGTGTTAGaatgatgaaccttttgtaaagtttcaaaaaaagaaatacacagagctttagctcttttctaccttaccttctctctttgattgtgtttttacttattttactaagttatgcactctctgaggagctttccccagagaatgagtaactaaaccttttagttccttggagttaaggttgccgggaaaggttccaagtgcaagaatcagagctttgtggtttcagctaagaatgaaaagaaggtgtgtcccgtgaatggtttttaatgtttttagttaacttaaaacgccttggagtcacctgggccaacacttggtaaggcaagtgatctctaaccatggagatgcactagtttaccccttgcgagcctctggtaggtgacttgaaggtaggattttctagaatagccaacacttggtaagcttttggactcttaggagacatccattagttacctcttgcgagcttttgacgggtaatccaaggttaaagatcaccttgaatggtaaaggctagtgagaggctcaaaccattgcaagttgcatcagtgagagaattaaagctgaaatccaattgagggatgcatttatgcagcacctgttagagaattgactttatgttaattctctaatgtgaggaattgaaccaagtgatcggagctatgcttttgcatgaggaccctcccctgtatacctgaatctccaaggaatgcttttcttcttaagttattttcatcacttgttgtgttgttaatctaagtccaaacctttttcaaaccaaagtttgtgttttatttcttaagctaatcttgaaatgaaacagcaccaattcactttgaattggtatcattttcaatcttgagtacccttcccagtggaacgatcgtagagccactatgctatagtagctttgtatttgctaccctagttcatggtgttgtaggttaaaaattttgttgattacacctgccatcaaggagcaccagctggacatacatcagctgagacaccaattaggcatgaatcaaatggcgccgttgccggggaaggtgtcaagaatcagtgatactatttcagtgtacttgtgattttcatcacaagtgtggtaaagtttctttagctttattaattctcattattttcgTTTTACTAACTCATAATCTAAAGTTAgtttttaaattcagcttagttttattttgttttggtagccctgttttcttttgctgtcctgtattttcatttttagttttaaatagttgctagttgtgtatgccaaagtggatacgaggtagtagaggaaggcttgttagaattgaatcacctcatactaaggaattggaattgagcttgaatatcatggaaactactcctgaagatcagcatagtcaccaagttcgtcaagacaatctcaatgaatttagatcaatgagggaccgtatgcatccacctcgtatgagtgcaccatcatgtataatacctcctacagagcagctagtgatcagaccgtatattgttccacttctaccaactttccatggaatggaaagtgagaatccctatgcacatattaaggaatttgaagatgtttgtaatacattccaagagggaggagcttcaattgatttgatgagacttaaattatttccttttactttaaaggataaagccaaaatttggcttaattctttaaggccaaggagtatccgtacttggactgacttacaagctgagttccttaagaaatttttccccactcATAGAaaaaatggcttgaaaaggcaaatttcaaacttctcagctaaagagaatgagaaattctatgagtgttgggaaagatatatggaagctataaatgcatgtcctcaccatggctttgatacttgactattggtgagttatttttatgatgggatgtcatcctcaatgaagcaactcctggagacaatgtgtggaggagatttcatgagcaaaaatccggaggaagctatggatttcttgaattatgtagctgaagtttcaaggggatgggatgagccaaccaaaggagaagtgggaaagatgaagtctcaactgaatgttttcaatgctaaggctggaatgtatactttgaaagaagaggatgatacaaaagcaaagtttgcagctgtgacaagaagattggaggacctggaattgaaaaaaatgcatgaagtacAAGTTGTTGCTGAatcaccagtgcaagtgaagctatGTCCTAAGtgtcaatcctatgaacacttggtggaggaatgccctatagcttcagctgaaagggaaatgtttagagatcaagcaaatgttgttggacaatttaagcccaataacaatgcgccctatggaaacacttacaactcaagttggaggaatcatccaaatttttcatggaagcctagagtaCCTCAATACCAACAGCCGGATCAACCATCTcagcaatcttcaagtcttgaacaagccattttgaatctcagcaaggtagtgggagattttgttggagaacaaaaagccatcaatactcagcttaatcaaagaattgacagagtagagaatattctgaataaaaggatggatggaatgcaaaatgatatgactcaaagatttgataatctccagtactcaatatcaaggctcacaaatttgaatacggtacaagaaaagggaagatttccttcccaaccccaccaaaatcccaagggtgtccaagaagtggaaagccatgagggggaatcatcacagatgaaagatgtcaaagcattgatcactctaaggagtggtaaaaaaattgagcagccaccacctaagccatctgttgaagaag is drawn from Vitis riparia cultivar Riparia Gloire de Montpellier isolate 1030 chromosome 18, EGFV_Vit.rip_1.0, whole genome shotgun sequence and contains these coding sequences:
- the LOC117905743 gene encoding putative 12-oxophytodienoate reductase 11, whose translation is MDGKVQGINGVSAETPIPLITPYKLGKFQLSHRVVLAPLTRQRSWNNVPQPHAILHYSQRTSKGGLLIAEATGVSDTAQGYPDTPGIWTKEQVEAWKPIVDAVHAKGGIFFCQIWHVGRVSNTDFQPNGQAPISCTDKPLTSNGIDVDQFSPPRSLTTDEIPRVVKDFRLAARNAIEAGM